In a genomic window of Streptomyces roseoviridis:
- a CDS encoding pyruvate dehydrogenase produces MAKQNVAEQFVDILVRAGVRRLYGVVGDSLNPVVDAIRRNAAIDWIQVRHEETAAFAAGAEAQITGRLAACAGSCGPGNLHLINGLYDAHRSMAPVLALASQIPSSEIGLGYFQETHPDQLFRECSHYSELISSPQQMPRLLQTAIQHAVGQGGVSVVSLPGDLASEPAPDKAAETALVTTRPTVRPGDAEIDALVRMIDSADRVTLFCGSGTAGAHPEVMQFAERVKAPVGHALRGKEWIQYDNPYDVGMSGLLGYGAAYEATHECDLLILLGTDFPYNAFLPDDVKIVQVDVRPERLGRRSKLDLAVWGDVRETLRCVIPRVRPKTNRRFLDKMLKKHADALEGVVKAYTRKVDKHVPIHPEYVASVLDELADDDAVFTVDTGMCNVWAARYLTPNGRRRIIGSFSHGSMANALPQAIGAQFTDRRRQVVTLSGDGGFSMLMGDFLTLVQYDLPVKVVLFDNSSLGMVELEMLVAGMPSYGTSYKNPDFAAVARAAGAYGVRVEKPKQLAGALKDAFRHKGPALVDVVTDPNALSIPPKIKADMVTGFALSASKIVLDGGVGRMLQMARSNLRNVPRP; encoded by the coding sequence ATGGCCAAACAGAACGTCGCAGAACAGTTCGTCGACATCCTCGTCCGCGCGGGCGTGCGGCGCCTGTACGGAGTCGTCGGCGACAGCCTGAACCCCGTCGTCGACGCCATCCGCCGCAACGCCGCCATCGACTGGATCCAGGTGCGGCACGAGGAGACGGCGGCCTTCGCCGCCGGCGCCGAGGCCCAGATCACCGGCCGGCTCGCCGCCTGCGCCGGCTCCTGCGGCCCGGGCAACCTCCACCTCATCAACGGCCTGTACGACGCCCACCGCTCCATGGCCCCGGTCCTGGCCCTCGCCTCCCAGATCCCCTCCAGCGAGATCGGTCTCGGCTACTTCCAGGAGACCCACCCGGACCAGCTGTTCCGCGAGTGCAGCCACTACAGCGAGCTGATCTCCAGCCCGCAGCAGATGCCCCGGCTGCTCCAGACCGCGATCCAGCACGCCGTCGGCCAGGGGGGCGTCAGCGTCGTCTCGCTCCCCGGCGACCTCGCTTCCGAACCGGCCCCCGACAAGGCGGCGGAGACCGCGCTCGTGACCACCCGGCCCACCGTGCGGCCCGGTGACGCCGAGATCGACGCCCTCGTGCGGATGATCGACTCCGCCGACCGGGTGACGCTCTTCTGCGGCAGCGGCACCGCCGGCGCCCACCCGGAGGTCATGCAGTTCGCCGAACGGGTGAAGGCACCCGTCGGCCACGCCCTGCGCGGCAAGGAATGGATCCAGTACGACAATCCGTACGACGTCGGGATGAGCGGTCTCCTCGGCTACGGCGCCGCCTACGAGGCCACCCACGAGTGCGACCTGCTGATCCTGCTCGGCACCGACTTCCCGTACAACGCCTTCCTGCCGGACGACGTCAAGATCGTCCAGGTCGACGTGCGGCCCGAGCGCCTCGGCCGGCGCTCCAAGCTCGACCTCGCCGTGTGGGGCGACGTGCGCGAGACCCTGCGCTGCGTCATCCCGCGCGTGCGGCCCAAGACGAACCGCCGCTTCCTCGACAAGATGCTGAAGAAGCACGCCGACGCCCTCGAAGGCGTGGTCAAGGCCTACACCCGCAAGGTCGACAAGCACGTGCCGATCCACCCCGAGTACGTCGCCTCCGTCCTCGACGAACTCGCCGACGACGACGCCGTGTTCACCGTCGACACTGGCATGTGCAACGTATGGGCGGCCCGCTACCTGACCCCCAACGGACGGCGCCGGATCATCGGTTCGTTCAGCCACGGCTCCATGGCCAATGCCCTGCCGCAGGCCATCGGCGCCCAGTTCACCGACCGCCGGCGCCAGGTCGTCACCCTGTCGGGCGACGGCGGATTCTCCATGCTCATGGGCGACTTCCTCACCCTCGTGCAGTACGACCTGCCGGTGAAGGTGGTGCTGTTCGACAACTCCTCGCTCGGCATGGTCGAGCTGGAGATGCTGGTCGCCGGAATGCCCTCGTACGGAACGTCGTACAAGAACCCCGACTTCGCCGCCGTCGCCCGCGCGGCCGGCGCCTACGGCGTCCGCGTCGAGAAGCCCAAGCAGCTCGCCGGCGCCCTGAAGGACGCCTTCCGGCACAAGGGTCCGGCGCTGGTCGACGTGGTCACCGACCCCAACGCCCTGTCCATCCCGCCGAAGATCAAGGCCGACATGGTGACCGGCTTCGCCCTGTCCGCCAGCAAGATCGTCCTCGACGGGGGAGTGGGCCGCATGCTCCAGATGGCTCGATCCAACCTGCGGAACGTGCCCAGGCCCTGA
- a CDS encoding protein phosphatase 2C domain-containing protein, whose protein sequence is MTQQGDTNWWDKLYDEAAPDTAPAPTSDSLDERYASAARTTSADPPPAAPPDEAMPAEAAPAQAPSARAPSGEAPTVQVPAPRPRTGHVGSRPPTYEGEPTALPAARPGELDALVADTVLDGARYGAYTLRAASVRGDSARFRGEPRRDALLTARFGQDEAALVLVAVAAGRRTADHAHLAAADVCRWIGESVGRSHARLSEDIRSGRRGDLKSGLHRLTDRTYGKLRARAAERGLDPDAYTAGLRCLLLTADPACRTRVFFGVGPGGLFRLRDGAWQDIEPLLPEPAATAGAPVVGFGSPPPPPAAPDDPRDPREPRDAPEAADVPEATENGDRLTLKLGVTDAPGRPFVEDPPPPPAEPFRFRASVARPGDTLLLASHGLAEPLRGEPALARELAARWGGAEPPGLAAFLADTQLRVTGYADDRTGVAVWEA, encoded by the coding sequence ATGACTCAGCAGGGGGACACCAACTGGTGGGACAAGCTCTACGACGAGGCGGCGCCCGACACCGCGCCCGCCCCGACGTCCGACAGCCTCGACGAGCGCTACGCCTCCGCCGCCCGCACCACCAGCGCCGACCCGCCGCCCGCCGCCCCGCCCGATGAGGCCATGCCCGCCGAGGCCGCTCCCGCCCAGGCCCCGTCCGCCCGGGCTCCGTCCGGCGAGGCCCCCACCGTCCAGGTCCCCGCGCCCCGCCCCCGTACCGGACACGTCGGCAGCCGGCCGCCCACCTACGAGGGCGAACCGACCGCCCTGCCCGCCGCCCGCCCCGGCGAGCTCGACGCGCTCGTCGCCGACACCGTCCTCGACGGCGCCCGCTACGGCGCCTACACCCTGCGCGCCGCCTCCGTCCGCGGCGACTCCGCCCGCTTCCGCGGCGAACCCCGCCGCGACGCCCTGCTCACCGCCCGCTTCGGCCAGGACGAGGCCGCCCTCGTCCTCGTCGCCGTCGCCGCCGGCCGGCGCACCGCCGACCACGCCCACCTCGCCGCCGCCGACGTCTGCCGCTGGATCGGCGAGTCCGTCGGCCGCAGCCACGCCCGGCTCTCCGAGGACATCCGCTCCGGCCGCCGCGGGGACCTCAAATCCGGGCTCCACCGGCTCACCGACCGCACCTACGGCAAGCTGCGCGCCCGCGCCGCCGAACGCGGCCTCGACCCCGACGCGTACACGGCGGGCCTGCGCTGCCTGCTGCTCACCGCCGACCCCGCGTGCCGCACCCGGGTCTTCTTCGGCGTCGGCCCCGGCGGGCTCTTCCGCCTCCGCGACGGCGCCTGGCAGGACATCGAGCCCCTCCTCCCCGAACCGGCCGCCACCGCCGGCGCGCCCGTCGTGGGCTTCGGCTCACCGCCGCCACCCCCGGCGGCCCCGGACGACCCCCGCGATCCCCGCGAGCCCCGTGACGCCCCGGAGGCCGCCGACGTCCCCGAGGCGACCGAGAACGGCGACCGGCTCACCCTGAAGCTGGGCGTCACCGACGCGCCCGGCCGTCCCTTCGTCGAGGACCCCCCGCCCCCGCCCGCCGAACCCTTCCGCTTCCGCGCCTCCGTCGCCCGCCCCGGCGACACCCTGCTGCTCGCCTCGCACGGCCTCGCCGAGCCGCTGCGCGGCGAACCCGCCCTGGCCCGCGAGCTCGCCGCCCGCTGGGGCGGCGCCGAACCGCCCGGACTCGCCGCATTCCTCGCCGACACCCAGCTGCGGGTGACCGGTTACGCCGACGACCGTACGGGGGTGGCCGTCTGGGAGGCGTAA
- a CDS encoding PucR family transcriptional regulator: MRLRALLENDALGLRLLGGDDELDRTVRGVMTTDLKDPSRYLSGGELVLTGLAWLREPADAEPFVRILASAGVAALAAGEAELGDIPDDLVQACSRHRLPLFAVNESVAFATITEHVVRQVSGERAGDLAAVVDRHRRLMTSGPAGGGPEVVLDLLGSDLDLRAWVLSPTGRQIAGAGEPLEPGLAATLAGEHLAATRTGRRGPHRLTIAGSPYSLFPIRNTGRGAAPATRDVRETVLSDWLLAVEADAGDWPAARLDLLQGVTQLIAVERDRREAARTVRRRLAQEVLELVQTGAAPAEIAARLRVAAPVLLPGLGTAPHWQVVVARVEWDQEPGQTAVDTGPIAQSLLEEILVDPATSGADSADRIAVAHSGDEAIALVPLATAPLPDSEDEVPAAVVGLHADTLLASVRAPLSAGLDGDGRLTLGVSAAVHSAEGLRGALEEARHARRVAAARPGRVCAAGHHELASHVLLLPFVPDDVRRAFTARLLDPLKDYDRRHRAELIPTLEAFLDCDGSWTRCATRLHLHVNTLRYRVGRIEQLTGRDLARLEDKLDFFLALRMS, from the coding sequence ATGCGGCTGCGCGCACTGCTGGAGAACGACGCGCTGGGGCTGCGCCTGCTCGGGGGCGACGACGAGCTGGACCGCACCGTCCGGGGCGTGATGACGACGGACCTGAAGGACCCCAGCCGCTACCTCTCCGGCGGTGAGCTGGTCCTCACCGGCCTCGCCTGGCTGCGGGAGCCCGCCGACGCCGAACCCTTCGTCCGGATCCTCGCGTCCGCCGGAGTGGCCGCCCTCGCCGCCGGAGAGGCCGAGCTCGGCGACATCCCCGACGATCTCGTACAGGCGTGTTCTCGCCACCGGCTGCCGCTGTTCGCGGTCAACGAATCCGTTGCGTTCGCGACGATCACCGAGCACGTTGTTCGACAGGTCTCCGGCGAGCGCGCCGGCGACCTCGCCGCCGTCGTCGACCGGCACAGGCGCCTGATGACCTCCGGTCCCGCCGGCGGCGGCCCCGAGGTCGTCCTCGACCTGCTCGGCTCCGACCTCGACCTGCGGGCCTGGGTGCTGTCCCCCACCGGGCGCCAGATCGCCGGTGCCGGAGAACCCCTGGAACCCGGCCTGGCCGCCACCCTGGCCGGCGAGCACCTGGCCGCCACCCGCACCGGACGGCGCGGCCCGCACCGCCTCACGATCGCCGGATCGCCCTACTCGCTGTTCCCGATCCGCAACACCGGCCGCGGTGCCGCCCCCGCCACCCGCGACGTGCGCGAAACCGTCCTGTCGGACTGGCTGCTCGCCGTCGAGGCCGACGCCGGCGACTGGCCCGCCGCCCGCCTCGACCTGCTCCAGGGCGTCACCCAGCTCATCGCCGTCGAGCGCGACCGGCGCGAGGCCGCCCGCACCGTACGCCGCCGGCTCGCCCAGGAAGTCCTCGAGCTCGTCCAGACCGGCGCCGCGCCCGCCGAGATCGCCGCCCGCCTGCGCGTCGCCGCCCCCGTCCTCCTGCCCGGCCTCGGCACCGCCCCGCACTGGCAGGTCGTGGTCGCCCGCGTCGAATGGGACCAGGAGCCCGGTCAGACCGCCGTCGACACCGGCCCCATCGCCCAGTCCCTCCTGGAGGAGATCCTCGTCGACCCGGCGACCTCCGGGGCCGACTCCGCCGACCGCATCGCCGTCGCCCACAGCGGCGACGAGGCCATCGCCCTCGTCCCGCTCGCCACCGCGCCGCTGCCCGACAGCGAGGACGAGGTCCCCGCCGCCGTCGTCGGCCTGCACGCCGACACCCTGCTCGCCTCCGTCCGGGCCCCCCTCTCCGCCGGGCTCGACGGCGACGGCCGGCTCACCCTCGGCGTCAGCGCCGCCGTCCACTCCGCCGAGGGTCTGCGCGGCGCCCTCGAAGAGGCCCGGCACGCCCGCCGCGTCGCCGCCGCCCGCCCCGGCCGGGTCTGCGCCGCCGGACACCACGAGCTGGCCTCCCACGTCCTGCTGCTGCCGTTCGTGCCCGACGACGTGCGGCGCGCCTTCACCGCGCGGCTGCTCGACCCGCTCAAGGACTACGACCGCCGCCACCGCGCCGAGCTCATCCCCACCCTGGAAGCCTTCCTCGACTGCGACGGCTCCTGGACCCGCTGCGCCACCCGCCTCCACCTGCACGTGAACACGCTGCGCTACCGGGTCGGGCGGATCGAGCAGCTCACCGGACGGGACCTGGCCCGTCTGGAGGACAAGCTCGACTTCTTCCTCGCCCTGCGCATGAGCTGA
- a CDS encoding GntR family transcriptional regulator, giving the protein MEHGDTRGRTTDGSAPAPHGDPAAPYDGAARVPGQTRAHDVRGEHTHGEPAPRTVRRHSVRGQVLQALRTALVGGELRPGEVYSAPVLAERFGVSATPVREAMQQLATEGAVEVVLNRGFRVIERTPRELAELAEVRALIEVPVMLRLARTVPAARWAELRPLAEATATAAARGDRAHYAEADRAFHRAVLSLAGNEQLLHIADDLHRRSQWPLVSAPATSHGRLVADAAEHTALLDALVAQDLPVVSSLVREHFTGAQD; this is encoded by the coding sequence GTGGAGCACGGCGACACGCGCGGACGGACCACCGACGGGTCCGCGCCCGCGCCCCACGGCGACCCCGCGGCCCCGTACGACGGCGCCGCGAGGGTCCCCGGGCAGACCCGCGCCCACGACGTACGCGGCGAACACACCCACGGCGAACCCGCCCCCAGGACCGTCCGCCGGCACTCCGTCCGCGGCCAGGTCCTCCAGGCGCTGCGCACCGCCCTCGTCGGCGGCGAACTCCGCCCCGGCGAGGTCTACTCCGCCCCCGTCCTCGCCGAACGCTTCGGCGTCTCCGCCACCCCCGTCCGCGAAGCCATGCAGCAACTCGCCACCGAGGGCGCCGTCGAAGTCGTCCTCAACCGCGGCTTCCGCGTCATCGAACGCACCCCCCGCGAACTCGCCGAACTCGCCGAGGTCCGCGCTCTCATCGAGGTCCCCGTGATGCTCCGGCTCGCCCGCACCGTCCCCGCTGCCCGCTGGGCCGAACTCCGCCCCCTCGCCGAGGCCACCGCCACCGCCGCCGCCCGCGGCGACCGCGCCCACTACGCCGAAGCCGACCGCGCCTTCCACCGCGCCGTCCTCTCCCTCGCCGGCAACGAACAGCTCCTCCACATCGCCGACGACCTCCACCGCCGCTCCCAGTGGCCCCTCGTCAGCGCACCCGCCACCAGTCACGGCCGGCTCGTCGCCGACGCCGCCGAACACACCGCCCTCCTCGACGCCCTCGTCGCCCAGGACCTCCCCGTCGTGTCGTCCCTCGTACGGGAGCACTTCACCGGAGCGCAGGACTGA
- a CDS encoding DUF2637 domain-containing protein, with protein MRLTDISLDWLLPGGVMVAGVLTAVAVLARGKRAGDQAAAEDSWERSEERRRRKEAVYGTASYVLLFCCAAVAAALSFHGLVGFGRQNLNLSGGWEYLVPFGLDGAAMFCSVLAVREASHGDAALGSRLLVWTFAGAAAWFNWVHAPRGLGHAGAPQFFAGMSLSAAVLFDRALKQTRRAALREQGLIPRPLPQIRMVRWLRAPRETFGAWSLMLLEGVRTLDEAVDEVREDRREKEQNRIRRREQAKLDRARLKALNRQHRAFGRSGRQVEMAALGAASGAGSATGTVQAAVAEPAIADPGQLPLRTRPSLQAVKGAEPRPGESRTAEPRTVDLTAEDDTQTLPRLDSLERKLADLEQQFG; from the coding sequence ATGAGACTGACCGACATATCGCTGGACTGGCTGCTTCCGGGCGGCGTGATGGTGGCGGGAGTCCTGACGGCGGTGGCGGTGCTCGCGCGCGGCAAGCGCGCCGGTGACCAGGCCGCGGCCGAGGACTCCTGGGAGCGCAGCGAGGAGCGCCGCAGACGCAAGGAGGCCGTGTACGGCACCGCCTCCTACGTCCTGCTCTTCTGCTGCGCCGCGGTCGCGGCGGCGCTCTCCTTCCACGGGCTCGTCGGCTTCGGCCGGCAGAACCTCAACCTCTCGGGAGGCTGGGAGTACCTGGTCCCCTTCGGCCTCGACGGCGCCGCGATGTTCTGCTCGGTGCTGGCCGTCCGGGAGGCCAGTCACGGCGACGCGGCCCTCGGCTCCCGCCTGCTGGTGTGGACGTTCGCGGGCGCCGCGGCCTGGTTCAACTGGGTGCACGCCCCGCGCGGCCTGGGCCACGCGGGCGCTCCGCAGTTCTTCGCCGGCATGTCGCTGTCGGCGGCGGTGCTCTTCGACCGGGCGCTGAAGCAGACCAGGCGGGCGGCGCTGCGCGAACAGGGCCTGATCCCGCGGCCGTTGCCGCAGATCCGGATGGTCCGCTGGCTGCGGGCGCCCCGGGAGACCTTCGGCGCCTGGTCGCTGATGCTCCTGGAAGGCGTACGGACCCTGGACGAGGCCGTCGACGAGGTGCGCGAGGACCGCCGGGAGAAGGAGCAGAACCGGATCCGCAGGCGGGAGCAGGCGAAGCTGGACCGGGCGCGGCTGAAGGCGCTGAACCGTCAGCACCGCGCCTTCGGCCGGTCCGGCCGGCAGGTCGAGATGGCGGCGCTGGGTGCCGCCTCGGGCGCGGGCTCCGCGACGGGCACGGTGCAGGCCGCCGTCGCGGAGCCCGCCATAGCGGACCCCGGACAGCTGCCGCTTCGCACCCGGCCCTCCCTCCAAGCCGTGAAGGGCGCTGAGCCGCGCCCGGGCGAGTCCCGCACGGCGGAGCCCCGGACGGTGGACCTCACCGCCGAGGACGACACCCAGACGCTGCCCCGGCTCGACTCCCTGGAGCGCAAGCTCGCGGACCTGGAGCAGCAGTTCGGCTGA
- a CDS encoding (2Fe-2S)-binding protein — protein sequence MTVPALLPSAPASPVAAAYARLGEVFTALRVDERASDEGMPRGTGWVASDALGAGGDGLDAFLAWDDTQVRRDYGRPARPDVVASFGLHRYAWPVCLMVTLPWFLHRRVPRLPARNVAFQRALGRLAVRVEEFACLPGDPAAALPGARVVADEEALRAEVREALAEHFEEVLAGFGPRMRRGRRALWGMVTDEIVEGLWYVAALLGEERRALAELERLMPGSARPYVGAAGFRELPGSAEACGTARSTRDRATCCLFYTLRPEDTCLTCPRTADAERVRRLAATA from the coding sequence ATGACCGTGCCCGCTCTGCTGCCGTCTGCTCCCGCCTCGCCCGTCGCGGCCGCGTACGCCCGGCTCGGCGAGGTGTTCACCGCTCTTCGCGTGGACGAACGGGCGAGTGACGAGGGCATGCCGCGCGGGACGGGCTGGGTGGCCTCGGACGCTCTCGGCGCGGGTGGAGACGGCCTGGACGCCTTCCTCGCCTGGGACGACACACAGGTGCGCCGGGACTACGGGCGGCCGGCCCGCCCCGACGTGGTGGCGAGCTTCGGTCTGCACCGGTACGCCTGGCCGGTCTGCCTGATGGTGACCCTTCCGTGGTTCCTGCACCGCAGGGTGCCCCGCCTTCCGGCCCGGAACGTGGCCTTCCAGCGGGCCCTCGGCCGGCTCGCGGTGCGGGTGGAGGAGTTCGCGTGCCTGCCGGGCGACCCGGCCGCCGCGCTGCCGGGCGCACGGGTGGTCGCGGACGAGGAGGCGCTGCGGGCCGAGGTGCGCGAGGCGCTGGCCGAGCACTTCGAGGAGGTCCTGGCCGGTTTCGGGCCGCGGATGCGCCGGGGCCGGCGGGCGCTGTGGGGCATGGTCACGGACGAGATCGTCGAGGGCCTGTGGTACGTCGCCGCGCTGCTGGGCGAGGAACGGCGGGCGCTGGCGGAGCTGGAGCGGCTGATGCCGGGGTCGGCCAGGCCCTACGTGGGGGCGGCCGGTTTCCGGGAGCTGCCGGGTTCGGCGGAGGCGTGCGGGACGGCACGCTCCACGCGGGACCGGGCGACGTGCTGCCTCTTCTACACGCTGCGCCCCGAGGACACCTGCCTGACGTGCCCGCGGACCGCCGACGCGGAGCGGGTCCGCCGGCTGGCGGCGACCGCCTGA
- a CDS encoding ATP-binding protein produces the protein MAGEAKQPTGLLRKVGCADLAAVPEVRHALRAMLGTWGGPGATDVAELLTSELVTNALVHTDHGAVVSATVAPEHLRVEVRDFVSGLPAPRVPHADDGTHGRGLVLVQALADSWGVENHGAGKVVWFELNGEAA, from the coding sequence ATGGCCGGGGAGGCGAAACAGCCGACGGGGCTGCTCAGAAAGGTGGGATGCGCGGATCTCGCCGCGGTGCCGGAGGTGCGGCACGCCCTGCGGGCGATGCTCGGGACGTGGGGCGGGCCGGGCGCCACCGACGTCGCGGAACTGCTGACCAGCGAGCTGGTGACCAACGCCCTGGTCCACACCGACCACGGGGCGGTGGTCAGCGCCACCGTCGCCCCCGAGCACCTGAGGGTCGAGGTCCGCGACTTCGTCTCCGGACTGCCCGCCCCGCGCGTACCGCACGCCGACGACGGTACGCACGGCAGGGGACTCGTCCTCGTCCAGGCGCTCGCCGACTCCTGGGGAGTGGAGAACCACGGGGCGGGCAAGGTCGTCTGGTTCGAACTGAACGGCGAGGCCGCCTGA